The Agrococcus carbonis sequence CGCGAAGCCGGTGCGGAAGGTCGGCATCATCGGCGCGGGGCTCATGGCGAGCCAGTTCGCGCTCCTGTTCGTGCGGCGCCTGCAGGTGCCCGTCGTGATCACCGACCTCGACCAGGGCCGCGTCGACGCGGCGCTCGAGGGCATCCGCGGCGAGATCGACGCGCTCGCCGCGAAGGGCCGCGTCTCGAGCGACGAGCAGCAGCGCCTGAAGGCCCTCATCTCGGGCACGGTCGACAAGGCCGACTTCGCCGATTGCGACTGGGTGATCGAGGCCGTCTTCGAGGAGCTCGGCGTCAAGCAGCAGGTCTTCGCCGAGGTCGAGCCCCACCTGTCGGAGACCGCGGTGCTCGCGACCAACACGTCGGGCCTGTCGATCGAGGCGATGGGCTCGGTGCTCGCGCACCCCGAGCGGCTCGTCGGCTTCCACTTCTTCAACCCCGTCGCCGTCATGCCGCTCATCGAGGTCGTGCAGACGCCCGCGACGGACGACGCGACCCTCGCGACCGCGATGCGAGTGGCGAAGGACCTGAAGAAGAGCGCCGTGATCACCCGCGACACCCCCGGCTTCGTCGTCAACCGCATCCTCGCCAAGCTGCTCGGCGAGGCGATGCACGCGGTCGAGCAGGGCACGTCGTTCGAGGACGTCGTCGAGGCGCAGCGCGCGTTCGGGTTCCCGATGGACCCGTTCGTGCTGCTCGACCTCGTCGGCCTCAAGGTCGGCGCGCACGTGCTCGACACGCACCACGGCGCCTTCCCGGACCGCTTCTTCGAGTCGCACGCGCTGCACGAGCTCGCCGAGGCGGGCGTGCTGCTCGACAAGGACGCCAAGGGCACCGCGAAGGGCATCGACAAGCGCGCCCGCAAGATCGTCGCGAAGCACACGCCGAAGGGCGCCGTGCCGCTCTCGGTCGACGAGCTGCGGCTGCGCATCGAGGACGGCCTCGCCGACGAGATCAAGCGCATGCTCGACGACGGCGTCGTCGCGGCCCCGGAGGACATCGACCTCTGCATGATCCTCGGCGCCGGCTGGCCCTTCCAGATGGGCGGCATCACGCCGTACCTCGACCGCGTCGGGGCCTCGGAGCGCGTCTTCGGCGGCACGTTCCACTCGCCGCGGATCGAGGGCGCCAAGGCCTGAGCCGCACCGCCCGCCGGCACGCGATCCGGCAGACTGGCGGGATGGACTCCGCCCGTGTCGACGCCCTCGCCCATGACCTCGCAGCCGCGGGGTTCACGGACGAGGGCGTCGGCGCGCTGCTCGGCGACGACGCGCACGCCGCGCTCGGGCGCATGCTCGCCGCGCCCGCGAGGCGGGCTGCGCTCGCCGCGCCTGGGCCGCTCGCGACGCTCGTGCGCGCGCTGTGGCTCGGCGACGCGGTCGAGCCCGACGAGCTCGCGGATGCGCTGCCGTCGCTCGGCGTCGAGGGCGCGGTCGCTCTCGGCCTCGTCGCGCGCCGCGACGGCCGACTCGAGCCCCGCATGACGATCCGCCCGCATCGCTGGCGCGACGCGGGCGGCGAGGGCGAGTGGTGGATCGCGAGCGACCCGGATGAGCTCGCCGGCGTGCGCCCGCTGCCGGACGACCACGTGCTCGGGGTGGGCGGCGCCGCACGCACGCTCGCCGCGCTGCTGCCGCCCGTCACGGACGCTCCTGCGGGCGACGCGCTCGACCTCGGCACCGGATGCGGGGTGCTGGCCCTGCACCTCCGGCGCCGGGCCGCGCGCGTGGTCGCGACCGACGTCTCCGAGCGCGCGCTCGCCTACACGCGGCTCAACGCCGCGCTCAACGGCGTCGACGGCATCGAGACTCGGCTCGGCTCGCTCTACGAGCCCGTCGCGGACGAGCGCTTCGACCTCGTCGCATCCAACCCCCCGTTCGTCATCACGCCCCGCGCCGAGGGCGTGCCCGCCTACGCGTACCGCGACGGCGGCCGCACGGGCGATGCGCTCATGCACGAGGTCGTCGCGGGCGCGGCTGCCCACCTGCGCCCCGGCGGGCACGCGCGGCTGCTCGGCAACTGGGAGTCGACGCGCGACGAGCCGGGCATCGGGCGCGCCCTCGGATGGGCGAGCGGCGAGCTCGACGCGTGGGTGCTCGAGCGCGAGTCGCTCGATCCGGTCGCCTACGCCGAGCTGTGGCTGCGCGACGGCGGCACGCTGCCTCGCGATCCCGCGCACGACGGGATGCTGGGCGCGTGGCTCGACGACTTCGGCGCGCGCGGCGTGGTCTCGGTCGGCATGGGCTGGCTCGCCCTGCGGC is a genomic window containing:
- a CDS encoding 3-hydroxyacyl-CoA dehydrogenase NAD-binding domain-containing protein — translated: MAIRDEFPLLAAAEFDEVVTHSYVRDVALPSGRRLALVTLDNGRDHTRPSTLGPATLFELGDVLEAQRARGAAGEIDAIAVTGKPYFLAAGVDLSNVADIPDRATAGELPRLGHRVLGLLHEAPVPTFVLINGLALGGGLEIGLHADYRTISSAAPAVALPEVFLGLIPGWGGATILPNLIGIERALKVVVENPLKQNRMLKPAEALELGIADAMFGPATFLESSLRWADEVLGGRKVERPNQPGAIERTVKWPIAVKVARDMLQQKIGTVPAAPYRALDLLELARKNDRAAGFAAEDEAITDLAVGDQFVASIYAFNLVQKRAKRPAGAPDKELAKPVRKVGIIGAGLMASQFALLFVRRLQVPVVITDLDQGRVDAALEGIRGEIDALAAKGRVSSDEQQRLKALISGTVDKADFADCDWVIEAVFEELGVKQQVFAEVEPHLSETAVLATNTSGLSIEAMGSVLAHPERLVGFHFFNPVAVMPLIEVVQTPATDDATLATAMRVAKDLKKSAVITRDTPGFVVNRILAKLLGEAMHAVEQGTSFEDVVEAQRAFGFPMDPFVLLDLVGLKVGAHVLDTHHGAFPDRFFESHALHELAEAGVLLDKDAKGTAKGIDKRARKIVAKHTPKGAVPLSVDELRLRIEDGLADEIKRMLDDGVVAAPEDIDLCMILGAGWPFQMGGITPYLDRVGASERVFGGTFHSPRIEGAKA
- a CDS encoding class I SAM-dependent methyltransferase, which encodes MDSARVDALAHDLAAAGFTDEGVGALLGDDAHAALGRMLAAPARRAALAAPGPLATLVRALWLGDAVEPDELADALPSLGVEGAVALGLVARRDGRLEPRMTIRPHRWRDAGGEGEWWIASDPDELAGVRPLPDDHVLGVGGAARTLAALLPPVTDAPAGDALDLGTGCGVLALHLRRRAARVVATDVSERALAYTRLNAALNGVDGIETRLGSLYEPVADERFDLVASNPPFVITPRAEGVPAYAYRDGGRTGDALMHEVVAGAAAHLRPGGHARLLGNWESTRDEPGIGRALGWASGELDAWVLERESLDPVAYAELWLRDGGTLPRDPAHDGMLGAWLDDFGARGVVSVGMGWLALRRPHGTPSLARAERIPQPVQLEHAGAHLAAALEDAERLAALDDAALAEQCLVTARDVTEARHQLPGADGPNVIELRQGGALARTLSVDTALAALVGASDGELPVRRLVSAIAQLLEVDERALADDLLPRVRELVRTAFLLLPADAIDAHTAGSAAAEEAADR